In Nisaea acidiphila, the DNA window GCGATTGTCGGGATCCATCCGATCATCACCGGCACGATTTTCATCGCCGCCCTGACCAGCCTGCCGCACGGCGTGCTGCCGCTCGCGCTCTACGAGGCGATGCTGGCCGGCTGGGGACTCGGCTCGATGATTTCCATCGCCTCGCTCTCGGTGGTGACGTCGGGCTCCATGTTCGGGGTCCGCCCGCTCAAGGTCGCCTTCGGGCCCAACCTGATCTACGTGATGGTGGTCTGGGCCGTCCTGGTGCCGCTGCTGAGCGCGGTACATTACGCCTTGAGTTGACGGTCAGCGGGCCCGGCGGGTCATCACCAGGAAGACGGCGGAGACCACGGCGGCGAGCGCCGCATAGTCGACCGGGCCTGGCACGGTGCCGAAGATCAGCGCGTCGAACACCACGCCCATGACCGGGACCATCAGCGTGCCGACGGTCGAGACCACGACCGGCAGCATGGTGACGACGTTGAAGTAGGCCCAGTAACAGAAGATGCCGGTGATCGTCATGTTGTAGACGAGGCCGAGCGTCGGCCAGAGCGTGACGCTGTCCGGCATGTGCTGGTAGTCCCAGACTGCCGCGATCACCGCGATGGGAACCGCTCCGATGAGTTGCTGCCAGCCGGTGAGCACGGTGACGGGCATGGTGAAGCGGAAATATTTCACCGCGGCGGTTCCGGAACCCCAGGCGACGGCGGCCAGCACCACCAGTCCCGGGCCGAGCGGGCCGCCCATGAGTGCCCGATCGTCGCCGAAGAACAGCAGGCCCATGCCGACGAGGCCGAGCGCGAGTGCGAGCATCGAGCGGCCGCTCAGACGCTCTTTCACCAGCCAGGCGCCGGTCAGCGAGGCCCAGAGAGGCATGGTATAGGCGAGGATCGCGGCGCGGCCCGATTCCATCAGGTCGACGCCGTAGAGCACGGCGATGTTCCAAACCGACATGTTGAGGATGGAGACGATCACCAGACCTTTCCACTCGGCGCGCGGTACGAGCAGCGAGCGGCCGCCCGCGCGGGCCATGGCGAAAAGACCGAGCGCGGCGGAAAGACCTGCCACCGCGCGGAAAACGAAAGGCGGATATTCGGCGAGAGACAGCTTCATCACCGGCCAGTTCAGGCCCCATAGCAGGGCGAGCATGGCCAGCAGAAAGACCGCGAAAGCGGGAATGCCCGAGGTTTCGGACGGGTTCGGTTTGACCACGGGCGTTGAGCCCTTATCTCTGTGACGTGAGTGTGAAGAGAGGTCTAGCTACTCTAATTGGTGCTTGAGCGCCAGACTTCTCCCCTCCTAACATCCCGCCCGAGAGATTGACGGCGCGGCAATCAGGCCGCGATCCGATATGGAGGCTTTTGATGGTTAAATTCGGTATCGGTCAGGCGATCAAACGTGTCGAGGACCAGCGCCTTCTGACCGGCCAGGGGAACTATACGGACGACGTGGCGCCGGACGGCGCGCTGCGCGCCTTCATTCTCCGCTCGCCCTACGCTCATGCGAAAATCAAGTCGGTGGAAACCGCCGATGCCGAGGCGGTACCGGGCGTGGTCGCGGTTCTGACCAACAAACATGTGCAGGAAGACGGCCTTGGCGACCTGCCTTCCCTCGCACCGGCGCCGAACAAGGACGGCAGCCCGCGGGCGGATACGCCTCGGCCGATCCTCGAAGGAGACAAAGTGCGCCATGTCGG includes these proteins:
- a CDS encoding DMT family transporter; this encodes MVKPNPSETSGIPAFAVFLLAMLALLWGLNWPVMKLSLAEYPPFVFRAVAGLSAALGLFAMARAGGRSLLVPRAEWKGLVIVSILNMSVWNIAVLYGVDLMESGRAAILAYTMPLWASLTGAWLVKERLSGRSMLALALGLVGMGLLFFGDDRALMGGPLGPGLVVLAAVAWGSGTAAVKYFRFTMPVTVLTGWQQLIGAVPIAVIAAVWDYQHMPDSVTLWPTLGLVYNMTITGIFCYWAYFNVVTMLPVVVSTVGTLMVPVMGVVFDALIFGTVPGPVDYAALAAVVSAVFLVMTRRAR